The proteins below come from a single Plantactinospora sp. KBS50 genomic window:
- a CDS encoding class I SAM-dependent methyltransferase: MSMTEQESGRTDPEPTPPRRTGAPTVATIIRAVTRGELPVRISAYDGSDVGPADAAIGLHIRTERGLSYLLTAPGDLGLARAYVSGDLEVRGVHPGDPYEALRALGTGVRFKAPAMGEALSLVRGLGWERLRPPPPPPQEALPRWRRVVSGLRHSRARDSSAIEHHYDVSNSFYEKVLGPSMTYTCAVFRDPSDSLEQAQANKYELVAGKLALKPGMRLLDVGCGWGGMVRHAAREYGVKALGVTLSRAQAEWAQAAIEREGLADLAEVRHMDYRDAPRDSFDAVSSIGLTEHIGVRNYPAYFGALYDRLRPGGRLLNHCITRADNRMPNNPGAFIDRYVFPDGELAGPGRVISEMHDAGFEVHHEENLRQHYALTLAGWCRNLVANWDACVADAGIGRARVWGLYMAGSRLAFERNEIQLHQVLGTRNGPQGESGYPLRPEWTP; this comes from the coding sequence ATGAGCATGACCGAACAGGAATCCGGCCGGACCGACCCCGAACCGACACCACCACGCCGCACCGGTGCGCCCACCGTGGCGACGATCATCAGGGCCGTCACCCGCGGCGAGCTGCCGGTGCGGATCAGCGCATACGACGGCAGCGACGTCGGACCCGCCGACGCCGCCATCGGGCTGCACATACGCACCGAACGTGGCCTGTCCTACCTGCTCACGGCGCCGGGCGACCTGGGTCTGGCGCGGGCCTACGTCTCCGGCGACCTGGAGGTCAGGGGGGTCCACCCGGGCGACCCGTACGAGGCGCTGCGGGCGCTGGGCACCGGGGTGCGGTTCAAGGCGCCCGCCATGGGCGAGGCGTTGTCGCTGGTGCGCGGGCTCGGCTGGGAACGGCTGCGGCCCCCACCGCCGCCACCGCAGGAAGCACTGCCACGGTGGCGCCGGGTGGTGTCCGGGCTTCGGCACTCCCGGGCCCGCGACTCCAGCGCCATCGAACACCACTACGACGTGTCGAACTCCTTCTACGAGAAGGTGCTCGGCCCGTCCATGACGTACACCTGTGCGGTCTTCCGCGACCCGTCCGACAGCCTGGAGCAGGCGCAGGCCAACAAGTACGAACTGGTGGCCGGCAAGCTGGCGCTCAAGCCGGGGATGCGACTGCTGGACGTCGGCTGCGGATGGGGCGGCATGGTCCGGCACGCGGCCCGGGAGTACGGGGTCAAGGCGCTCGGCGTCACCCTGTCCCGCGCCCAGGCCGAATGGGCACAGGCGGCCATCGAGCGGGAAGGGCTGGCCGACCTCGCCGAGGTACGGCACATGGACTACCGGGACGCCCCGCGGGACTCCTTCGACGCGGTCAGCTCGATCGGGCTCACCGAACACATCGGGGTACGCAACTACCCGGCGTACTTCGGTGCGCTGTACGACCGGCTCCGGCCCGGCGGCCGGCTGCTCAACCACTGCATCACCCGGGCAGACAACCGGATGCCCAACAACCCGGGCGCGTTCATCGACCGGTACGTCTTCCCGGACGGCGAACTGGCCGGGCCGGGCCGGGTGATCAGCGAGATGCACGACGCGGGCTTCGAGGTCCACCACGAGGAGAACCTGCGCCAGCACTACGCGCTGACCCTGGCCGGCTGGTGCCGCAACCTGGTGGCGAACTGGGACGCCTGCGTGGCCGACGCGGGCATCGGCCGGGCTCGGGTCTGGGGGCTGTACATGGCCGGTTCCCGGCTGGCGTTCGAGCGCAACGAGATCCAGCTCCACCAGGTGCTGGGCACCCGGAACGGTCCGCAGGGCGAGTCGGGCTACCCGCTGCGGCCCGAGTGGACGCCCTGA
- a CDS encoding FAD-binding oxidoreductase, translating into MERSGVHDEAVAALRRSYAAVPPGEPVRLAKRTSNLFRPRTPVRTPGLDVGGLTGVLAVDPDARTADVQGMCRYETLVDATLAHGLMPLVVPQLRTITLGGAVTGLGIESTSFRNGLPHESVREIDVFTGAGELLTSTPDGEHADLFAAFPNSLGSLGYATRLRIELQPVRRFVALRNLRFTDLDALVEAIGQVSATGEWDGQPVDAMDGVVFGPDEAYLVLGTFTDDAPAASDYTGQEVYYRSLPGRRTDALRTYDYLWRWDTDWFWCSRAFGVQHPVVRRLWPRRYRRSDVYHRLVRLENRYGVAARLDRWRGRPAAERVVQDVEIPLDRTAEFLRWFDRNVPMSPVWLCPLRLREPAGAGSARNWPLYPLRAGELYVNIGFWGTVPIAPDAADGDVNRAIERTVSELGGHKSLYSDAYYDRQTFDRLYGGAVYRAAKDRYDPDHRLTGLYEKAVDRR; encoded by the coding sequence GTGGAACGCTCCGGAGTCCACGACGAGGCGGTCGCGGCGCTGCGCCGCTCCTACGCGGCGGTGCCGCCCGGCGAACCGGTACGCCTGGCGAAGCGGACCTCCAACCTGTTCCGACCCCGGACCCCCGTGCGGACTCCCGGGCTGGACGTCGGCGGGCTGACCGGGGTGCTCGCGGTCGACCCGGACGCGCGCACCGCCGACGTGCAGGGCATGTGCCGGTACGAGACCCTGGTCGACGCCACCCTGGCGCACGGTCTGATGCCGCTGGTCGTGCCGCAGCTGCGCACCATCACGCTGGGCGGGGCGGTCACCGGCCTGGGCATCGAGTCCACCTCCTTCCGCAACGGTCTGCCGCACGAGTCGGTGCGGGAAATCGACGTGTTCACCGGCGCCGGCGAGTTGCTGACGTCCACGCCCGACGGCGAACACGCCGACCTGTTCGCGGCGTTCCCGAACTCGCTGGGCAGCCTCGGATACGCCACCCGGCTGCGGATCGAACTCCAACCGGTCCGCCGCTTCGTGGCGCTGCGCAACCTGCGCTTCACCGACCTCGACGCGCTGGTCGAGGCGATCGGCCAGGTGAGCGCCACCGGGGAGTGGGACGGGCAGCCGGTGGACGCGATGGACGGCGTCGTGTTCGGCCCCGACGAGGCGTACCTGGTGCTCGGCACCTTCACCGATGACGCGCCCGCCGCCAGCGACTACACCGGCCAGGAGGTCTACTACCGCTCCCTGCCCGGACGCCGCACGGACGCGCTGCGCACGTACGACTACCTGTGGCGCTGGGACACCGACTGGTTCTGGTGCTCTCGGGCGTTCGGCGTCCAGCACCCGGTGGTGCGGCGGCTCTGGCCGCGGCGGTACCGGCGCAGCGACGTCTATCACCGGCTGGTCCGGCTGGAGAACCGGTACGGCGTCGCGGCCCGGCTGGACCGCTGGCGCGGCCGGCCGGCGGCCGAACGCGTCGTGCAGGACGTGGAGATCCCCCTCGACCGGACCGCCGAGTTCCTCCGGTGGTTCGACCGGAACGTGCCGATGTCACCGGTCTGGCTCTGCCCGCTGCGGCTGCGCGAGCCGGCCGGAGCGGGTTCGGCCCGGAACTGGCCGCTGTATCCGCTGCGTGCCGGCGAGCTGTATGTGAACATCGGCTTCTGGGGCACGGTGCCGATCGCCCCCGACGCCGCCGACGGCGACGTCAACCGGGCGATCGAGCGGACCGTGTCCGAGCTGGGCGGGCACAAGTCGCTGTACTCCGACGCGTACTACGACCGGCAAACCTTCGACCGGCTGTACGGCGGCGCCGTCTACCGCGCCGCCAAGGACCGGTACGACCCGGACCACCGATTGACAGGGCTGTACGAGAAGGCGGTTGATCGACGATGA